In a single window of the Luteolibacter yonseiensis genome:
- a CDS encoding 3-keto-disaccharide hydrolase, with the protein MKSILFLSLLSALAHAGSQNLFNGKDLSGWEGNPDLWSVKDGAITGTTTLEKPAASNTFLIWKGGDVSDFKLTLKYKMTPGDDKKFVNSGIQYRSKVVDAANWVVAGYQGDFEYGSTYSGILYEEKGRGILAQRGQKVKMTQGGDPSKPNLEVTGETGKSDEIQAAINKDDWNEYSIVAKGKTVRHYINGKLTIEVEDDTDEAAKKGVLALQLHAGPPMQVQFKDIVLVTK; encoded by the coding sequence ATGAAATCCATCCTTTTCCTCAGCCTGCTGTCCGCTCTCGCCCATGCGGGAAGCCAGAACCTCTTCAACGGCAAAGATCTCAGCGGTTGGGAAGGAAATCCCGATCTCTGGTCCGTCAAGGACGGCGCCATCACCGGCACCACCACCTTGGAGAAGCCCGCGGCATCCAACACCTTCCTCATCTGGAAGGGTGGCGATGTCTCTGATTTCAAGCTGACCCTGAAATACAAGATGACTCCCGGCGACGATAAGAAGTTCGTCAACAGCGGTATCCAATACCGCAGCAAGGTGGTGGATGCGGCGAATTGGGTGGTCGCCGGCTATCAGGGGGATTTCGAATACGGCAGCACCTACAGTGGCATCCTCTACGAGGAAAAGGGCCGTGGCATCCTCGCCCAGCGCGGACAGAAGGTCAAGATGACCCAAGGCGGCGATCCTTCGAAGCCCAACCTCGAAGTCACCGGCGAGACGGGCAAAAGCGATGAGATCCAGGCGGCCATCAACAAGGACGATTGGAACGAATACTCCATTGTCGCCAAGGGCAAGACCGTCCGCCATTACATCAACGGCAAGCTCACCATCGAGGTGGAGGATGACACCGACGAAGCCGCGAAAAAAGGCGTTCTCGCCCTCCAGCTCCATGCCGGACCTCCGATGCAGGTCCAGTTCAAGGACATCGTGCTCGTCACGAAGTGA
- the ypfJ gene encoding KPN_02809 family neutral zinc metallopeptidase, translated as MEWKGRRGSDNVEDGRGERSGGFGGGGGGGFGLLMMIGRVFGLKGILAAVVVGGVLWKMGIVDPGMLLGGGPSGGGSQQVQVSPEEQERFDFVEVVLKETEDVWTEEFARHGRRYELPRLKVFRGQVQTACGTGSAAMGPFYCPGDRKVYIDLGFYDELARTFRSPGDFAQAYVIAHEVGHHVQKLLGTSDKVAARQGQPDYNEYSVRLELQADFYAGVWAHHSKDELKLDSSDIEEAMRAANAIGDDAIQKQTRGRVVPHSFTHGTSAQRMRWFKKGLDSGRIEDGDTFSIPYRNL; from the coding sequence ATGGAATGGAAAGGCAGACGCGGAAGTGACAATGTGGAGGATGGCCGCGGCGAACGGTCCGGAGGCTTCGGCGGTGGGGGCGGTGGAGGATTCGGATTACTGATGATGATCGGCCGGGTGTTCGGGCTCAAGGGAATCCTGGCCGCCGTGGTGGTTGGAGGAGTGCTTTGGAAGATGGGAATCGTGGATCCCGGAATGCTTCTGGGCGGCGGACCATCCGGGGGAGGCTCCCAACAGGTCCAGGTGAGCCCGGAGGAGCAGGAAAGATTTGATTTCGTGGAGGTGGTGTTGAAGGAAACCGAGGATGTGTGGACCGAAGAGTTCGCACGACATGGGCGGCGGTATGAACTGCCGAGATTGAAGGTGTTCCGGGGACAGGTCCAAACGGCCTGCGGAACGGGCAGCGCGGCGATGGGGCCGTTCTATTGTCCGGGAGACCGGAAGGTTTACATCGACCTGGGTTTTTATGACGAACTGGCGCGGACGTTCAGATCACCCGGGGATTTCGCACAGGCTTACGTGATCGCACATGAAGTGGGACACCATGTGCAGAAGCTGCTGGGCACGTCCGACAAGGTGGCCGCCAGACAGGGACAACCGGACTACAACGAATACTCGGTGCGTTTGGAACTGCAGGCGGATTTTTATGCCGGGGTGTGGGCCCATCATTCGAAGGATGAGCTCAAGCTGGACAGCAGCGACATCGAGGAAGCAATGCGCGCGGCGAACGCCATTGGTGACGATGCGATCCAGAAGCAGACCCGGGGCAGGGTGGTTCCTCATTCGTTCACACATGGCACCTCGGCACAGCGGATGCGCTGGTTCAAGAAAGGCCTGGATAGCGGGCGGATCGAAGACGGCGATACCTTTTCGATTCCATACCGGAATTTGTAA